From one Felis catus isolate Fca126 chromosome E2, F.catus_Fca126_mat1.0, whole genome shotgun sequence genomic stretch:
- the SIGLEC11 gene encoding LOW QUALITY PROTEIN: sialic acid-binding Ig-like lectin 11 (The sequence of the model RefSeq protein was modified relative to this genomic sequence to represent the inferred CDS: inserted 1 base in 1 codon) gives MLLPLLLPLLWAGSLQENPXYKLQVQKSVTVQEGLCVHVPCTVSHPGVRRSPSAPVYGSWFRKTYNSKGDVLMATNNPAKGAKRKNRFSFHLAGDPGDGDCSLNITDAQKGDSGKYYFQLDIGSMRHSYQSDLLTVTVRALTQTPDIRIEEPLASGSPSHLTCSVPGACDGVTPLTLSWMGAALRPPGPDLEAYNSSEILLTPRPQDHGTNLTCHVTFPRAGVSTQSTITLNVSYAPQNLTIGISRGNCTELKYPGNGSSLPVLEGESVLLVCVADSNPPATLSWAQGSRTLSPSQPWKPGVLELPRVELGHEGEFTCGAQHARGSQHVSLRLSVVCPPRLLGPSCSWEGEALGCTCSARARPAPTLRWRLGEGLLEGNHSDASLTVTSSSEGPWANSSLSLRGPLRSDLRLGCEARNEHGAQSTAAVLVLLPAQPLPGGGFALAAAGGAGVAGLLGLCPCLIFFIVKTRRKQAPETAAGGKEAACMLGPISWGSQHEDRSSTPLDHPPPAMAAPTSEEGKEPHYASLTFHGLKPWNLPDPEATSTTEYSEIKICK, from the exons ATGCTGCTGCCtttgctgctgccgctgctgtgGGCAG GGTCCCTGCAGGAGAATC GGTACAAGCTACAGGTGCAGAAGTCCGTGACGGTGCAGGAGGGCCTGTGTGTCCACGTTCCCTGCACCGTCTCCCACCCCGGGGTTCGCAGGAGCCCCTCTGCACCTGTTTACGGCTCCTGGTTCCGGAAAACCTATAACTCCAAAGGGGATGTTCTCATGGCCACAAACAACCCTGCCAAGGGCGCAAAGAGGAAGAACAGATTTTCATTTCACCTCGCCGGAGACCCTGGGGACGGGGACTGCTCCCTGAACATCACAGACGCCCAGAAGGGAGACAGTGGAAAGTATTATTTTCAACTGGACATAGGTTCCATGAGACACAGTTACCAAAGTGACCTGCTCACTGTGACTGTAAGAG CGCTGACACAGACCCCGGATATCCGTATCGAGGAGCCCCTGGCGTCTGGCTCTCCCAGCCACCTCACATGCTCTGTGCCCGGGGCCTGTGATGGGGTGACGCCCCTCACCCTCTCCTGGATGGGAGCTGCGCTCAGACCTCCGGGACCGGACCTGGAGGCCTATAACTCCTCGGAGATCCTGCTCACCCCCCGTCCGCAGGACCACGGCACCAACCTCACCTGTCATGTGACCTTCCCCAGGGCTGGTGTGAGCACCCAAAGCACCATTACGCTCAACGTCTcct ATGCTCCACAGAACTTGACCATCGGCATCTCCCGAGGAAATTGCACAG aaCTGAAATACCCGGGGAATGGCTCATCTCTTCCAGTCCTGGAAGGGGAATCTGTGCTCCTGGTCTGTGTCGCCGACAGCAACCCTCCGGCCACACTGAGCTGGGCCCAGGGGAGCCGGACTCTGAGCCCGTCCCAGCCTTGGAAGCCCGGGGTCCTGGAGCTGCCCCGAGTGGAGTTGGGCCACGAAGGCGAATTCACCTGCGGAGCTCAGCACGCTCGGGGCTCCCAGCACGTCTCCCTGCGTCTCTCTGTGGTCT GCCCCCCGCGGCTGCTCGGCCCCTCCTGCTCCTGGGAGGGCGAGGCGCTGGGCTGCACCTGCTCCGCCCGAGCCCGGCCGGCCCCCACCCTGCGCtggcggctgggggaggggctgctggaggggaacCACAGCGACGCCTCCTTGACCGTCACCTCCAGCTCAGAGGGGCCCTGGGCCAACAGCTCCCTGAGCCTCAGGGGGCCGCTGCGCTCCGACCTCAGACTCGGCTGTGAGGCCCGGAATGAGCACGGGGCCCAGAGCACCGCCGCGGTCCTGGTGTTGCTGCCAG CGCAGCCTCTGCCTGGGGGAGGATTCGCTCTGGCGGCTGCCGGGGGTGCTGGTGTCGCTGGCCTGCTCGGTCTCTGTCCTTGCCTCATCTTCTTCAT AGTGAAGACCCGCAGGAAGCAGGCCCCAGAGACAGCAGCTGGCGGCAAGGAAGCTGCCTGCATGTTGGGTCCCATCTCCTGG GGTTCCCAGCATGAGGATCGGTCAAGCACCCCCCTAGACCACCCGCCCCCAGCCATGGCCGCTCCCACCTCGGAGGAGGGAAAGGAGCCCCACTACGCTTCTCTCACCTTCCATGGGCTGAAGCCCTGGAACCTTCCGGACCCGGAGGCCACCAGCACCACCGAGTATTCAGAGATCAAGATCTGCAAGTGA
- the ATF5 gene encoding LOW QUALITY PROTEIN: cyclic AMP-dependent transcription factor ATF-5 (The sequence of the model RefSeq protein was modified relative to this genomic sequence to represent the inferred CDS: inserted 1 base in 1 codon), with translation MSLLATLGLELDRALLPASGLGWLVDYGKLPLAPAPLGSYEILGGALEGGLPGGGEPLAGDGFSDWMTERVDFTALLPLEPPLPPGALPPPSPPPPDLEAMASLLKKELEQIEDFFLDAPLLPPSSPLPQPPPPAPSLPLPLPLPTFDLPQPPXLDTLDLLAIYCRSEAGPGDSGLASLPPPQQAPPPPPPPSRPAPYPNPTTTRGDRKQKKRDQNKSAALRYRQRKRAEGEALEGECQGLEARNRELRERAESVEREIQYVKDLLIEVYKARSQRTRNS, from the exons ATGTCACTCCTGGCGACCCTGGGGCTGGAGCTGGACAGGGCCCTGCTCCCAGCTAGCGGTCTGGGCTGGCTCGTAGACTATGGGAAActccccctggcccctgcccccctcGGCTCCTATGAAATCCTTGGGGGAGCCCTGGAGGGTGGGCTCCCAGGGGGAGGAGAGCCCCTGGCAG GTGACGGCTTCTCTGACTGGATGACTGAGCGAGTGGACTTTACAGCCCTCCTGCCCCTGGAACCCCCCTTacccccaggtgccctccccccaccctccccacccccacctgaccTGGAGGCCATGGCCTCTCTCCTCAAGAAGGAGCTGGAACAGATAGAAGACTTCTTCCTCGATGCGCCACTCCTCCCACCATCCTCCCCCCTGCCTCAGCCGCCaccaccagccccctccctccctcttccactccccctccccacctttgacctcccccagcccc ctcTGGATACCCTTGACTTGCTGGCTATCTACTGCCGCAGTGAGGCCGGGCCAGGAGACTCAGGGTTGgcgtccctgcccccaccacagcaggcccccccacctccacctccaccctctCGCCCGGCCCCCTACCCGAATCCTACCACCACCCGAGGGGACCGCAAGCAAAAGAAGAGAGACCAGAACAAGTCAGCAGCTCTGAGGTACCGCCAGAGGAAACGGGCAGAGGGCGAGGCCCTGGAGGGCgagtgccaggggctggaggctcGAAACCGGGAGTTGAGGGAGAGGGCTGAGTCGGTAGAGCGCGAGATCCAGTATGTCAAGGATCTGCTCATTGAGGTGTATAAGGCTCGGAGCCAGAGGACCCGGAACAGCTAG